The DNA region GATTAAAAAGAGAGCCGACGGCTCGTCCCATAAGTAAAGCATAAAAAGTAAGTAAAAGTCAAATTTTTAAAAACCCCGTCACATGTGACGGGGTTTGAACGAAAAATATTACTTAAGCACACGCGAGCATCGGTGCCCTTGTTGACCTCTTACTAGTACGTGCGAGCGGTCCATTACGCTCTTCCTCCAAAGCGGCGCAAGCTACCGAGACTGCAACAAGACTCGGTTTTTTGCCCCGACGGTTTTTCCAGGCGTTAAGTGTGGATTCCAGATCCAACCGATAATTTCTTTCAGCTTTTCTTGCCATATTATCTTTTTCGTTGATTTTATTTTTTGATCTCCTATTGCATTCCTATTCCATATATAGGTTGTAACAAGAAACCTCCGCGAATAATAGTACAACATTATAAAAAGTTTGCAAGGGAGTGGTAATGTGCACAAACATATGGCGGTTTTCTTCAACCAATCGGATCTGTCAGGATGTAGGCGACATCTCGCCAAAAAATCTTCATCACTTCTTCATAACTTTTTTATTGTTTCTTTAACCTTTCTTAATCAGGATTTTAACTCGTTTTGGTATCATCTTTTTATGAATGAAAAACAAATAGATGAAAATCTGAATAACAAGATCAATATTATTAAATTCCCAGTAGATCCGACTACAGCCGTAGAAGCGATAGATCAGCTTTTGACTTACGCTGTTCATCTGAACGCTTCGGATGTGCATTGTGATCCTAGAGAAAAAGGTATCTTTATTAGGTTTAGGGTTGATGGACAGATAAGTGATGTCGGTATTTTGCCAAGACGTCTGTTAGAAGAATTTATCGCTAGGCTCAAGATCCTTTCTGGAGCTCGTACAGATTTACATATTACTCCACAAGATGGGCGTTGGAAGACTGTTATAGGTGGGTCAGATTACAATATTAGAATTTCGTTCATGCCTACATATCATGGTGAAAATGCTGTCATGCGTCTTTTGCCGACCAGAGTTGATGGAGATATTTCTTTTGCCAAGCTTGGTTTTACTCCAGACCATGTGAGGTCTATCGGTAATGCTTTGGAAAGAAAACACGGACTCATTCTTGTCACTGGCCCGACTGGTTCTGGAAAGACTACGACTCTCCATACTTGTTTATCTATGAAAGCAAGAGAACCGTTATCTATCATTACTTTAGAAGATCCTGTTGAGTACGAGATTGCAGGTGTTCGTCAGATCCATATTCGTCATTCTCATGGAGTTAATTTCGCTACTGGTTTGCGGTCTGCTTTAAGACAAGATCCAGATGTCATAATGGTTGGCGAAATTCGTGATAGTGAAACTGCAAAAGTCGCCATTCACACTTCTCTCACAGGTCATTTGGTTCTCTCTACCTTGCATACCAATTCTGCTTTAGAAGCTATTCCACGTTTGGTTGATATGGGTGTAGACCATTATTTACTAGCTTCTACGTTGAAGTTAGTCGTAGCTCAACGTCTTGTTCGATCTATGTGCCACGAGTGCAATTCTCAAGGCTGTGAGTCGTGTCGTTATACAGGATATTCTGGCAGATCTGTCATAGCAGAAGCCTGTGAGATAGATGAAGGTATGAGTGAGCTTATTTCTGCCAAGGAGCCAGTCTCTGCTTATTTGGACTATGCCATGACAAAAGGTTTTAGACCTATCAGAGAAGATGGTTTGGAAAAGATTGAATGGGGTATTACCACCAAGGAGGAAGTTCTAAATGTCTTGCATACATAATTGCCGGAATAATCTTATGCTAAAAATTAAATTAAAAAATAAAAAATGGAAGCGTCGCGACATTATAATGTTGCTGGAGAGGCTGGAGATGTATCTTTCTTCTGGTCTGGAAATAAACAAAGCTCTGCAAATATCAGAAGAAGGATTATTGCCAAAGCAAAAGATAAGTATTCAGAAACTAAGATTATCTGTAGAATCTGGCAACTCTCTTTTTTCTGGTCTCGAAAAGTTCGTTCATATTTCCAAGACTACTTCGGGTCTTATTGAACATGGTGAATTATCCGGTTCTTTATCAAAGTCGTTGTTGACCGCTAGATTATTATTGGAAAAAGAAGATGAACTATTCAAAAAATGTACTTCAGCCATGGTTTATCCTGTAGTCATAGGGATATTTGCGGGATTATTAACTATAGGTCTTGTACGTGGGGTTATGTCGCAGATTATTCCAATGCTGAAAAGTCTGCATGTGCAGTTGCCTTTGGTTACAAAGATTGTCATTTATTTTTCGGAGATTTTAACTAAATACGGACTGCATCTTTTTGTTGGAACTATTATAGCTCTTATTATCTCGAGAATAATTCTGAGGAAGTATCTAGTTATTCGGAAGTTTTTTCAATTGTTAATTATAAAGATACCTATTGTTGGTAGACTTTTTTATAACTATTATTTAGCCGTTTTTCTACATTCTTGTGGAGCTCTTGTAGAGTCTGGTTTATCGGTCAAAGAAGCTTATTCGGGTACAGCTAATACAATTCAACTCATACCACTAAATCAATTTTTACACGATCAGATTATCAAAATATCTCGCGGGCTCTCTTTGGGAACTGTTATTGTCCATAAGGATATCCCTTCTTATATAACGGCACTCCTTAACGCCGGGGAAGCTTCTGGTACTTTGGGACTCTCAATAATTCGAGCTGGAAATATTTTGGATAGGGAAATAGATCATTCATTGAAAAGGTTAACTGCTCTCATAGAACCTATCATGATGGTCGGTATGGGTTGTATTGTCGGAGCTATAGCTCTTTCTATAATGATGCCAATTTATAATATTTCAGGTGCTCTGCAAAAATAATTATTACCAATAAAATGTATCCAGATTTGAAGAAAAAAAAGTTGTGTCGATTAGGAAATTTTAAACGTGACAGAATTAGCGGAATGATTCTGATTGATATTCTTTTGGCTTTTTCTTTGTCAGCAATATTCATTGTAATAATTGGACAATCATCCATTTCATCAAGACAAATATTTGAAAGAGCAAAAGATCGGAGCGTCCTATTAGGTCTGTACGATTCAGGACTTGGGACTATTAAAACCGGTTTACATGGCAATGATTTAATAGAGAAAAATATAGAGATGGCTTCATCTTCTGGCAAGTTATCTTTTATTGAAATTATCAAAAATTCAGATGCTAATCTAACTGAATTTGTCGGAACACCTTTATGTTCAGTTGATTATTCTAATGAGAATGTGGCTGGTTCTTATGAGTATTTCAGTAATCAAATAGCCGTAAATACTCCGATAGTTTCAATCACCCCTATAACTTTGCCGATCAATCCGACCATGCCTTTGACAGATCTTGAAGTTAGAAATGGTACGGCCTACATTTCAGCAGACTCTTCAATAGCTTCAGACCCCGATTTATTTATTGTAAACATTGGTAATATTTCCAATCCGGCAATTATTTCAAGTATAAACACTGGTCCAGGTTTAGTCTCAATCAGTTTGGCTGGTGATAGAATATTTGGTGCAGCTCCTAGCACGGCTTCAGAATTACATATTATTCGTTTGAATGGGTTGGCGAATCCTGTTTTAGAAAAGAAATTCAAATTACCTTTACCTTTTGCAACGGCCACTCCAGCTTTGGCTAGTTCTATTTTTTATAAAAATAATAAAGTTTATCTTGGCACAGAAAAATGGAGTGGTGAGGAGTTTAATATTATAGATGTTTCGGATGTTATCAATCCTGTTAAGATTGGTGGTCTGGAGATTGGAAGTAAGGTCAATGATATTTATGTTGATGGCAATATTGCTTATGTAGCTAGTTCAGATCAGTTTCAACTGAGAGTTGTTGATATTAAAAATCCTAATAATCCTACGGTTTTGAATACTTTTAGTCCTTCTGGTTGGCAAAGGCAAGAAGGTAAGACTATTTCATTATTTGAACAAAGTTTGAATTTTGGACGCACTTCAGGTGGTTTCAATTTTATTAGTGATCATGAAGCTTTTTCGTGGTTAGCCAATTCTTCAACAACTTTGGATAATCCGTTTTCAATAGATGTACCAAGCGGTGTTTATGGAATAGTTAGGGACAGAGATAGAATCTATTTGGCGACTAGGCAAGTTGATAGAGAATTACAGATATTTGATACGCAGTTGTCAGCTTCTACTTCGTCTGCTTATTCATTACCAATACAACCGCAGGCTATGACTTGCGATGGAGATCATTTGTATATCTTGGCTCATACAGCACCGGTTATTTATAAGATAAGTTTAAATAAATTATGATTAAAAGTAGAGCTTATAATATAGGTATGACTCTTATTGAAGTAATAATTTACACGGTTCTCTTGTCTTTTTTGATGGCTGGTTTTATTCAATATGCTTATGCTGTAAATATAAATAACATTCAATTAATTAATGAAATTCAAGACCAATGATAAAAAAGGTTTTGTTGCTCTTATTGCCGTGGTCCTATTAGCAACAGGAACACTGACTTTTTCTTTGGTCGCAATGTCTTCAGCTATTGCTTATGCGGATAGTATTAGTAGGAGGGAACTCCGAATCCAGACACAGATGAATGCGCAAGCTTGTCTGGATACGGTTACTCTGATGGTTGTAAAAGATTATTTTATTTCAGGGAATGTTGAAGTTAAAAAGTTTGGCTGTACGGCGGAAATACTGAATGATTTTGAGGGTAACATTTCTTTTAATGTTAAGGCTAATTTGGGCGAGATTGTGGTTGAAGGGAATGGGGTACTAAAAATTACCGATAATTCGGTGGAGGTTGTTTCTGAGGGGGTGTAAGCCATTCCAACGAATTAGTAGACATACCTTGACCTCTGTGTTCTGATATGTTATACCGTACACAGAGAATAAATTAGGTTCTTGGAGCCATATGTTGGGCTCTGAAAAAATCCGACAAGTTCATTCAAATAGAAAGTAAAAAAGACCATGAAAACGTTATTTCTTGCAGTCATGTTGTTTGTTTGCTCTGGTTACATTAGTAGTGCAGAAACTATTTTTCTTCATTGTGGGAAGGATAAGGAAACTAGGAAGATGGCTGATGGAAACTATTATGCCTCAGGTTTCAATGAAGGTGAATATGGAGCGAGGTTACTATCAGATTGGGAGCGTGCTAATCCAACAAAGAAAATTATCTGCATCACTGTCAACACTATCAACGGTGGTCCGGGTAGTTTCACAGGGTTTTGGATTACTTATAAGCTGAAGAAACCACAAGTGACAGTTCAAAAGCAAAAGTAGATTTAGAAGACTTCACCCCGCGCTTGTGTAAAAACAGGTGCGGGCTTTTCTTTACCTCGCTTTTAAATACGAATAGATATCTTCAATAGCTTTGACAGCGTCACCAGCAGCAATGTTGTTTTGATGATAGAGACCATCGGTACAGTCGCCAGCAGACCAGATACCAGGAACAGCGGTTTGTTGGTTTTTGGCATCTACAGGAATACGATTGAATGAGTCTAACTTGATAGTATTTTTTGCAAAGTCGGTATTTGGTAGAGAACCGATCTCGACGAAGATTCCAGTAGTTTTTATTTTAATATCTTTCTTCGTCTTCATATCAGTGTAAATCATAGATGTCACAAATTTGTCACCAATAACTTCTTTTGGTACCGCCATAGTGAGGACTTTGACCTTTGGATTTTTACTCACTATTTCTATAGTACCCGGATCGGCTTTGAATTTCTCACTACGATTCATGATAGTTACACTTTTGCAATAAGCCATGAGTTGAGCGGCACTTTCAAAAGCCGCATTACCACCACCGATGACTACGACATCTTGGTCAGAATACATAGGTCCATCGCAAGTGGCACAATAGGTGAGGCCTTTGTGTTCATATTTATCGGCGCCTAGAATATCTAGCTTTCTTCGGTGACTGCCAGATGCTATGAGGATAGTTTTTGCTGAATATTCGTTTTTTTCTGTTTTTACGATTAGACTTTGAGGAGGTTGAATATTTGCAGAAATATCAATACAACCTTCACCTTCTTTGATATCAATGATTTCTTTTGCATAAGCCTTTACGTGATTTTCTAAATTCTTGGAAAGGTCTGTACCAGAAATAGCTACTGAACCTATCCAGTTTTCTATTTTTTCAGAAACAGAACTTTGACCAAGCCAGTCTTTTGTAATAATGACAGTATGAAGTCTCTTTCTGGCTGCATAAACAGCGGCGGCTGCTCCGGCTGGTCCTCCACCAATAATTGCTAAGTCGTAGATCATAGTGGGATTATTCTAACATAAAAAATCGTTTACGGAAGCCTCGCTTCCGGAGGTGAAGCCTCCGGGATTACTTTATCTCACAAACATTTTTCAGTGCGGTAATGTCGTCTGTGGTTAGAGTAAGATTTGAATCCATATTATAGGCGTACATTATAGCTTTTGAATCTGCTACATGATCCAATCCCAAAGCGTGGCCAAATTCATGAGCCAAGACACGAATTAGTTTGTTGTAATCTTTGTATTGATAAATATTTATTATTTGACCAGTTTCATCGCTCACGTATTCTCCTTCTTGAAATTCTGGGCCGTTGGAAGTACTGATGGTGTTATAAGTACTGACATTTTGGTTTATTTCTTTATTCAAAGAATTCAAACTATTGGCTGTATAGTTGAGTTGATTTATCGTATCATTCAACCTTTTGTTCGCATCATTGATGTTAGTTGCTTCCAAATTGAGAGAAGCTTTTGTTTTTTGTAACTTGGAGAATTCTTCTTTTGTAGCACCTCCGCGACTGTTCCAATACGCTACAGCTTTTTCATAAGCCGTTTTATTGGCTTCGTATGTATTTATGAGTATCTGAATAGCACTCTTTTGACTATTATATGAATTTTGCAGAGAAGTGTATTTGGCTTTTAGATCACTATATGAGCTTTTACTATTATCTATAGTTGATCCGATAGTGTTCATCTGCACCGTAGCTTCTTGGCGATTGTCAAAAATCAGATTTATTTTGAGGTCGTCTATATCGTTGGTTTTATCGTCAGAATATTTGAATAACTCTCTACCAAGTGCTGAATTCCAGATACTTACCGCTTTATTCATATTTGTTATGAATTGTGATCGTGTCTGACCAAATTTTTCATCAAAATCTCCAATGTAATATGTTATTGGTATAGTACAAGGCTTGTCCCACCCAATAGATAAGCGGATATTCTGGTAAGCGCGTTTGTAATTGTCACGATTGTAATAGACGACACCGCCTAGAGTAGCGATGACTAGTAAAAAGAATAGAAATTTTACAATTTTATTCAAAATATTCATTAATGTTCTTTCTGTGTCATTCCCGCGAAGGCGGGAATCCACGGTTACCACAAGATATAGATTGTTGATTTGTAATAATCCTGGATTCCCGCCTTCGCGGGAATGACGCAGGGTCTATTACTTCAACCTAGATCTCCTCAAGAAAGCTGGTATTGCACCCCAATCATCATCTTCATCTTTGTTTTCTTTCGTAACCTCAATCTTTTTTGATTCAGTTTTCTCTACTAAGACAGGTTCTTTTCTTGGATCAAGTGGGGAATTGAATATTTTTCCTTTTTCTTGAGTACGTTTCATTATACTTGAAAGAGAAGATTCGGCTGGTGTTGAAGAGAGGACGTTGGAATGTTGAGCTGGTTTTTGTGCTAATGGTGCTGTTTCTGGAAAACCTGTAGCAATGACAGTTATCTTGATCTCATTTTTCTTGAGCTTATCGTCGCGAACTGTACCGAAGATGATTTTGGCTTCAGGGTCAATGGACTCGGTAATAACTTTTGCAGCATCTTGGATTTCAAACATTGTAAGATCTTCACCACCAGCGATAGAGAATAGGACACCTTTGGCTCCAGCGATGGAAACATCCAGAAGAGGGGAATTGATGGCAGCTTTGGCAGCTTCTATGGCGCGGTTTTCACCAGAGGCATTACCTATACCCATGAGAGCAGAACCAGCATTTTCCATGACAGTACGAATATCGGCGAAGTCTATATTGATGAGTCCGGGTGTAGTGATGAGGTCGGAGATACCTTCAACTGCTTGGCGCAAGATTTCATCACACATGTTAAAAGCGTTTTTGACGGTTGTCTCTTTGCCTATAGCAGATAGGAGGCGGTCGTTTGGAATAACAATGATAGCATCAACTTCTTTGCGAAGATCTTCAAGGGCAGCTTCAGCAATACGAGAACGTTGACGACCTTCAAAATAGAAAGGTTTTGTAACTACGGCAACCGTGAGGCAACCGAGTTCTTTTGCTGTTCTTGCAACGATAGGACTGGCACCACTACCAGTACCTCCACCTAGACCACAAGTAACAAAAACCATGTCAGCACCTTTGACTGTTTCTTGGACATCATCTTTTGTTTCCTCTACAGCACGACGGCCAAGGTCAGAATTCATACCGGTACCTAGACCGCGAGTTAGATTTTTACCAATGTTGATGCGCTTTTTTGCTAGAGAACGATGGAGGTCTTGAGAATCTGTGTTGATGGCAATAAAATCTACGCCTCTGACTTTGGAAGCGATCATGTGGTTTACTGCATTGCCACCGGAGCCACCTACTCCAAGGACTTTAATTCTGGCAAATGCTTCAATATCGGGAGTTATGTTTGGCATGATTTTTTCTTTTAATCTTAAATGAATTCTGGATTATTCCGAAGCGGTAGGCTCTGGGTTGTCCTTAGGTTGTATATTACCACAGGAGTTTCAAGATACAAGTAAAGAGGGCTTAGTAGAGCCGTATTAAGACATGACAAGTAGGAACCGTCAAAAGGATTGACTGATATGTCAAATTGTGTCAGACTTTACAATAAATAGAATAGAAATAGGACATTAATAAAAGAAAGGAGAAGTTCGTTTATGGCTAGATCATACCTAGTTGCTTTTAAGAGTGGTGAAATGAGATCTTACCGCGGCGTTGAGGCTGAAAGAGTGGATGTTAGCTTAGGGGGTCTTTCAGAAGAGTTAGTCATTCGGGAAATCGCTCTTGCGGTTGCTCAAAAAATAGGTGTTCCTGTCGAAACTGTAGTCATCAAGGATTATATCCCTGATTACGATGGTAATGCTGCCGGATTGAGAAGAGCTCTGATACGTGCTCATATGATGCGTACTTAAAAAAAGTCATTTAAATTCACCCCGCAATTTCCAAAAGGAGATTGCGGGATTTTTGATGGTGGCGATTATCTTTACGGCGGTAGTACGTTTTTCTTTAAAGATTAGTGACCCCCTCCCCCCGGGGGAGGGGGTGTTTCCGTATTCGTTTGATTGATACCCCCTAGGGGGGAGGGGGTATCAAAGAGGTATTACAAATAAGAAATGTTAATCGGGCGGGTATTCTTTTTCGTAATAGTAAGTACTAATTGAAAAGTGACGGATTTTTCGTCACTTTTTTGTAAGTGAGAAAAAGAGATATCTTAGATGTTTAGCTATGTTTAATGGTCATCAAAAAAACGCTTTGTCCAACCACGTTCATCTGACCGTATCCATCCAACGGTCGACGATATTCTGTAACTATCTTAGTAGTCTTATCCTACACAAAGCTTACACAAAATCTATGCAAACAAAAAAACTAGTATTGCTATCATTGTAATGAAAGTCTCAGCATAGAAGGTCACTGACGTTAAGTATTCACTCTTCACATATTTCCAATAATAATTGAAACCACCAACTGTACCATTTGGTTTTGGACCTTCAATCTTTGTCTTTATGAGACAAAAGCTCTTATTAGAAAACGGCCATAACCAACGAATACCTGATTCTATAGAATCCAAAATAAAATGGGTCCATGTGCCGGCGAGGATCAGTAATCCCACAAAAGATATGAATGATGAATTAAAAATAAAACCAAAGATAGCGATTAACGCACTAATTCCTAACCAAAAAATAGGTGTGTGAGTTATATGTTCGCGATGAGAGTGAACTTTTGAATGTTTATGATTACGATTTTCTAAATAAAACCACGCAAGATCCAAATCCGGCAATTCACCAGCCAAAGTTCCAATTATAAAAAGTACCGAAAGTTCGGTGGGTGAAAATGATGAAAAACCAGCTGTACTTGAAGACAGTGCCAATATTCCATATGTAGCCAAGTATCCGCCTGCAAGATGTCCGGGGAGAACCATATTAGTTTTGTTTTTCAGACACCCTTACCATTAGCCGGCTGGTGTATGGTGGGGCATCTGGAGTAAGTTTAATATTAAGGTAAGTACTGTCTTATTAAAAGTTTAACTTTTTTCCAAACGTTTCTTATGGCGACTTTGGTATTGTCTATCTCAGGACTTTCTTCGGTATGAAGGCCCCAGAGACATAGACCGTAAGCCACTGCCCAAGTAGCATCTTTGAATGAAGATTTGGAATCAAGGTGACCAATGGAACCAATACGTGAAGGCAATTTCAAAGAGACTTTGGCTAATGTATCTATGGTATTTAGACCAGAACCTCCACCAGTAATGATGATACCAGCAGGAAGTAAACC from Candidatus Paceibacterota bacterium includes:
- a CDS encoding matrixin family metalloprotease, whose translation is MNILNKIVKFLFFLLVIATLGGVVYYNRDNYKRAYQNIRLSIGWDKPCTIPITYYIGDFDEKFGQTRSQFITNMNKAVSIWNSALGRELFKYSDDKTNDIDDLKINLIFDNRQEATVQMNTIGSTIDNSKSSYSDLKAKYTSLQNSYNSQKSAIQILINTYEANKTAYEKAVAYWNSRGGATKEEFSKLQKTKASLNLEATNINDANKRLNDTINQLNYTANSLNSLNKEINQNVSTYNTISTSNGPEFQEGEYVSDETGQIINIYQYKDYNKLIRVLAHEFGHALGLDHVADSKAIMYAYNMDSNLTLTTDDITALKNVCEIK
- a CDS encoding FAD-dependent oxidoreductase — encoded protein: MIYDLAIIGGGPAGAAAAVYAARKRLHTVIITKDWLGQSSVSEKIENWIGSVAISGTDLSKNLENHVKAYAKEIIDIKEGEGCIDISANIQPPQSLIVKTEKNEYSAKTILIASGSHRRKLDILGADKYEHKGLTYCATCDGPMYSDQDVVVIGGGNAAFESAAQLMAYCKSVTIMNRSEKFKADPGTIEIVSKNPKVKVLTMAVPKEVIGDKFVTSMIYTDMKTKKDIKIKTTGIFVEIGSLPNTDFAKNTIKLDSFNRIPVDAKNQQTAVPGIWSAGDCTDGLYHQNNIAAGDAVKAIEDIYSYLKAR
- a CDS encoding metal-dependent hydrolase; protein product: MVLPGHLAGGYLATYGILALSSSTAGFSSFSPTELSVLFIIGTLAGELPDLDLAWFYLENRNHKHSKVHSHREHITHTPIFWLGISALIAIFGFIFNSSFISFVGLLILAGTWTHFILDSIESGIRWLWPFSNKSFCLIKTKIEGPKPNGTVGGFNYYWKYVKSEYLTSVTFYAETFITMIAILVFLFA
- a CDS encoding type II secretion system F family protein; translation: MLKIKLKNKKWKRRDIIMLLERLEMYLSSGLEINKALQISEEGLLPKQKISIQKLRLSVESGNSLFSGLEKFVHISKTTSGLIEHGELSGSLSKSLLTARLLLEKEDELFKKCTSAMVYPVVIGIFAGLLTIGLVRGVMSQIIPMLKSLHVQLPLVTKIVIYFSEILTKYGLHLFVGTIIALIISRIILRKYLVIRKFFQLLIIKIPIVGRLFYNYYLAVFLHSCGALVESGLSVKEAYSGTANTIQLIPLNQFLHDQIIKISRGLSLGTVIVHKDIPSYITALLNAGEASGTLGLSIIRAGNILDREIDHSLKRLTALIEPIMMVGMGCIVGAIALSIMMPIYNISGALQK
- a CDS encoding GspE/PulE family protein, which gives rise to MNEKQIDENLNNKINIIKFPVDPTTAVEAIDQLLTYAVHLNASDVHCDPREKGIFIRFRVDGQISDVGILPRRLLEEFIARLKILSGARTDLHITPQDGRWKTVIGGSDYNIRISFMPTYHGENAVMRLLPTRVDGDISFAKLGFTPDHVRSIGNALERKHGLILVTGPTGSGKTTTLHTCLSMKAREPLSIITLEDPVEYEIAGVRQIHIRHSHGVNFATGLRSALRQDPDVIMVGEIRDSETAKVAIHTSLTGHLVLSTLHTNSALEAIPRLVDMGVDHYLLASTLKLVVAQRLVRSMCHECNSQGCESCRYTGYSGRSVIAEACEIDEGMSELISAKEPVSAYLDYAMTKGFRPIREDGLEKIEWGITTKEEVLNVLHT
- the ftsZ gene encoding cell division protein FtsZ, whose product is MPNITPDIEAFARIKVLGVGGSGGNAVNHMIASKVRGVDFIAINTDSQDLHRSLAKKRINIGKNLTRGLGTGMNSDLGRRAVEETKDDVQETVKGADMVFVTCGLGGGTGSGASPIVARTAKELGCLTVAVVTKPFYFEGRQRSRIAEAALEDLRKEVDAIIVIPNDRLLSAIGKETTVKNAFNMCDEILRQAVEGISDLITTPGLINIDFADIRTVMENAGSALMGIGNASGENRAIEAAKAAINSPLLDVSIAGAKGVLFSIAGGEDLTMFEIQDAAKVITESIDPEAKIIFGTVRDDKLKKNEIKITVIATGFPETAPLAQKPAQHSNVLSSTPAESSLSSIMKRTQEKGKIFNSPLDPRKEPVLVEKTESKKIEVTKENKDEDDDWGAIPAFLRRSRLK